One region of Salvelinus sp. IW2-2015 linkage group LG1, ASM291031v2, whole genome shotgun sequence genomic DNA includes:
- the LOC111976216 gene encoding neuromedin-U receptor 2-like, with protein MEMYCLDSLSNISEQHGMFCNITLLNVTGNDSGTKSIEDLLLEFLGPKRSPVFLPITLVYLLIFFLGVSGNLLTCAVISKHKKMRTTTNLFLFSLAVSDLLVLLFGMPLEIYDMWQNYPFPFGEGVCYFKIFLLETVCFASILNVTVLSAERYIAVVHPLKIRYVSTNKHAKHVISAVWVVSLVCAIPNTSLHGIYYLNLPEKVAESAICSLIGAPWIYNLVILITTACFYIVPMTVISGLYLVMGIQLGRERHLSQGTMRKNCSTNTNWRIHVERGRRRQATKMLAVVVLVFSICWAPFHIDRLLWSCIMQWSVWTDLNQTVYQCVHLLSGILFYLSSAVNPVIYNMLSTRFRECFWDLICRHTKDTTSRKDXPPFAKILLVPSGPVPNSQASPRDHNSLTSLLSPIGTGSTEITTLTCEHSCVVDSDFTATAF; from the exons ATGGAGATGTACTGCCTGGACTCTCTTTCCAACATCTCAGAACAGCACGGCATGTTCTGTAACATCACGTTGCTAAACGTCACAGGAAATGACTCTGGGACCAAATCCATCGAGGACCTCCTACTGGAATTTCTAGGGCCGAAGCGTTCTCCCGTCTTCCTCCCTATCACCCTGGTTTACCTGCTCATCTTCTTTCTTGGCGTGTCTGGCAACCTTCTCACATGCGCAGTGATATCCAAACACAAGAAGATGCGTACCACCACCAACCTGTTCCTGTTCAGCCTGGCTGTGTCGGACCTCCTGGTGCTCCTCTTTGGGATGCCCCTGGAGATCTACGACATGTGGCAGAACTACCCCTTCCCATTCGGCGAGGGAGTCTGCTACTTCAAGATCTTCCTCCTTGAGACCGTCTGCTTCGCTTCCATCCTAAATGTGACAGTGCTGAGTGCGGAGAGGTACATCGCCGTGGTCCATCCACTAAAAATACGCTATGTCTCCACCAACAAGCATGCCAAGCATGTCATCAGTGCCGTATGGGTGGTGTCCCTGGTCTGTGCCATCCCCAACACCTCCCTGCATGGCATCTACTACTTGAATCTCCCGGAGAAGGTGGCAGAGTCAGCCATATGCAGTTTGATAGGGGCCCCGTGGATCTATAACCTGGTGATCCTGATCACCACTGCGTGCTTCTACATYGTGCCCATGACGGTGATAAGCGGTCTGTACCTGGTGATGGGCATCCAGCTGGGCAGGGAGCGACACCTTTCCCAGGGAACGATGAGGAAGAACTGTAGCACCAACACCAACTGGAGAATCCACGTAGAGCGAGGGCGTAGGAGACAAGCCACCAAGATGCTTG CTGTGGTCGTGCTGGTGTTTTCCATCTGCTGGGCGCCTTTCCATATCGACCGGCTCTTGTGGAGCTGCATCATGCAGTGGTCTGTCTGGACAGACCTCAACCAAACTGTGTACCAGTGTGTGCACCTCCTTTCCGGCATCCTCTTCTACCTCAGCTCTGCAGTCAACCCCGTTATCTACAACATGCTCTCCACACGCTTTCGGGAATGCTTCTGGGATCTTATCTGCAGACATACGAAAGACACCACCTCTAGAAAAGACTRCCCACCCTTCGCCAAAATCCTGCTGGTTCCCTCTGGCCCAGTTCCTAATTCCCAAGCCAGTCCCAGGGACCACAACTCCCTCACTTCCCTGTTATCTCCAATTGGGACTGGGAGCACAGAGATCACAACACTGACATGTGAACATTCCTGTGTGGTAGACTCTGACTTCACTGCTACTGCTTTTTAA